The Streptomyces sp. M92 nucleotide sequence CCGGCCTCACCTACGCCAAGCTCCGCGACACCAGCGGCATCCAGTGGCCCTGCGACGAGGACGCGCCCGAGGGCACCGCCCGGCTCTACACCGACGGCATCAGCTGGGCCCACCCGGACCTGTGCGAGAGCTACGGCAAGGACCTGGAGACCGGCGCGTCGCAGGAGGTCGTCGAGTACCGCTCCCTCAACCCGGACGGCAAGGCGATGCTGAAGGCCGCCGCCTATCTGCCGCCGCACGAGGAGCCGGACGAGGAGTACCCGTTCCAGCTCACCACGGGCCGGACGGTCTACCACTTCCACACCCGTACGAAGACCGGACGCGCGCCCCAGCTCCGCGACGCCGCCCCGGACGTGTGGGTGGAGATCTCCACCGAGGACGCCGACCGGCTCGGCCTCGCCGAGGGCGACCTGGTCGAGGTCGCGAGCAGGCGGGGCGCGCTGCACGGCCGGCTGCGGGTGACCGGCATCCGTCCCGGGCTGCTCTTCGTACCGTTCCACTACGGCTACTGGGACACCGGGAACGGGTCGGGCCCGGGCCCGGACACCCCCGGGCGGGCGGCGAACGAGACGACGGTCACCGACTGGGACCCGGCCTCCAAGCAGCCCCTGTTCAAGACGTCCACGGCGTCGCTCACCCTCGTCGAGCGCGGCGACGGCAGCCCGTCACCGGCGCCGACCACCACCGCGTCGGCACCTGCCTCCGCCGGTGCCGCGCGCCCCACCGAGGGCGGCGAGGCCGCATACACGGCACAGGTCCCGGCCCCGTTCCCGCACGGCCGCGAGGAGGGCGCCCAGTGAACGGCATCACCCTGACCCTGCGCACACTGCACCGCGGCGAGCGACACCTGGCGCACGACCTGGTGACGGTGGCCGAGCGGCACCGCACCGAGCACGAGGTCCACCACGTCGCCACCGACCTCGCCGGCTGGTCCCGCGAGCACGTACGGCGCCTGGCCGAGGTCGCCGCGCACCGTGACGTGAGGCTCGGCGACCCGCCGGGCACCTCCCCGGACGGCCTGTTCGCGACGCTGCGCGAGAAGGCGTCGGAGGCCGTGGTGCACCGGCCCGAGCCCGGTCTGCTGCTCCTGCGCGACCTGCGCGAGCTGCACGTGGCCGCCGCGGAGAACTCGCTGCACTGGGAGATGCTCGCGCAGGCCGCGCAGGCCTCCCGGAACAGCGAGCTGCTGGGGCTCGCCTCCGCCTGCCACCCGCGGACACTCCGCCAGATGCGCTGGACCAACACCATGGTCAAGAACCTGTCGCCGCAGATCCTGAACAGTCTGTGACCTGCGCGGACACCAGGCCCCACGCCACCGGCGAGAGCCCGCCCCGCACCGCCCGCCGAATGGCGCCCACCGGCCCGGTCACCCGATGATCCCAGTAGTCGTCCAGTCGCCACACCCCCTGTCACTGCACCGTTAACCCTCTTGGAGAGCGAGAGAGCGTCATGAGTCTTCTGCGTATCGCCGGCCGCCCGATGCTCGCCTCGATGTTCGTCGCGGGCGGTCTGCATTCCCTGCGGCGGCCCGAGGACGTGGCACCGGCCGCCGAGCCGATCGTGCGGCCGCTGACCGACCGCGTGTCGGTGCTGCCGGACCGCAGCGAACAACTCGTACGGCTCAACGGCGCCGTCCACGTCGTGGGCGGGCTCATGCTCGGGCTCGGCCGCTGTCCGCGCCTGGCCGCACTGGCCCTGGCGGCGACGCTGGTCCCCACCACCCTGGCGGCACACCGCTACTGGGACGCGGACGACCCGGCCGACCGTGCCCAGCAGCGCATCCACTTCCTGAAGAACCTGTCCATGATGGGCGGGCTGCTGATCGCGGCCGACGACACGGGCAGCGCCCCCTCGCTGCTGTGGCGCGGCCGGCACGCCGCCCACGACCTGCGCCACGACGCCCACCTGGTGCGGCGTTCGGTCCGTGCCGCGGCGCGCCCGGCGGCCACGGCGGGTGGCCTGAGGGCCAAGCTGGGCGTCTGAACCGGGCGTTAGCCCACCGTACGAGGGGGGACCCGAGGCTCGTGGCGGCCGGACCCGGCACGCCACGAGCCGGCTGGAGGTGAAACATGGGACACGGTGGAAACGTCATCGACGAATTGACGACCGATCACCGTGAGGTCGAAGAGCTCTTCGGCAAGATCGAGGCACTGCCGTCCGGTCACAAGGACCGCAAGCTGTACGCGGATCAGGCGACGATCGAGCTGATCCGGCATTCGGTGGCGGAGGAGGCCTACCTCTACCCCGCCGTCCGTGAGCACGTGGCGAACGGGAACGCCCTCGCGGACAAGGAGCTGGAGGACCACGCGGGCGCCGAGCAGATCATGAAGGACCTGGAGGGCTGCGCGGCGGACGACGCGGAGTTCGACCGGTTGATCGGCATGCTGATGAGCGAGATCCGCGAGCACGTCGCCGACGAGGAGGGCAACCTCTTCCCCCGGCTCCGCGAGGCGTGCCCCCCGGACGCCCTCGACGAGCTGGGCGACAAGGTCCGGCAGGCCAAGAAGACGGCGCCGACCCGGCCGCACCCGTCCGCTCCGGACAAGCCGCCGATGAACAAGCTGCTGGCGCCCGGCGCGGGAATGGTCGACCGGGTGCGGGACGCGATGTCGGGCCGCGGCAAATCCGGCTGAACCGTCCACCACCTGCGAGGGGCCCGTTCGCGACGGCGACGGGCCCCTCGCACGCGCGGCGGTCGCACGCGCGGCGGTCAGTGCCCCAGCAGCGCCCGCACGGAGACGACCGGGGTACCGACGGCGGCAGCCAGCCGGGCAGGTCCCCCCGACCCGGTGATGAGCGCGTCGGCGGCACGCAGCACACCCGCGAACGTCCGCGGGTCGGTACGTCCGCCCAGGTCCACGGC carries:
- a CDS encoding hemerythrin domain-containing protein, with the translated sequence MGHGGNVIDELTTDHREVEELFGKIEALPSGHKDRKLYADQATIELIRHSVAEEAYLYPAVREHVANGNALADKELEDHAGAEQIMKDLEGCAADDAEFDRLIGMLMSEIREHVADEEGNLFPRLREACPPDALDELGDKVRQAKKTAPTRPHPSAPDKPPMNKLLAPGAGMVDRVRDAMSGRGKSG
- a CDS encoding DoxX family protein; the protein is MSLLRIAGRPMLASMFVAGGLHSLRRPEDVAPAAEPIVRPLTDRVSVLPDRSEQLVRLNGAVHVVGGLMLGLGRCPRLAALALAATLVPTTLAAHRYWDADDPADRAQQRIHFLKNLSMMGGLLIAADDTGSAPSLLWRGRHAAHDLRHDAHLVRRSVRAAARPAATAGGLRAKLGV